TCTGCCACGGGGAAAGTCCCCGGGTAGCGCCCGCCATCGTACATCCTCAACCAGTAGATATATGATGGCGTTGAGGGTAGTCATAAAAAGGTAAGGATGGCTGTAATCCTCTTTCTGAAAGAGTTTCGACCAATGAGGCTAAGTTCTGAGTGCTGAAGTATCCTGGCTATTCACAGGATTTCAACCCACAATCCACGGGAAAATAAGTATTCCAGCCCTCAACGGGCATATATACTTAGCGCCTTCGAGAAGGATGTAAATCTTGATATCCCTTGCTGTATATAAGATTCAGCCATCCTTACCTATGGGGCACTACCGCGTTGAAAATCTCCCACAGATCCTCGCACCGGGGCGTTTCCAAGGCTTGGCTGCTGGCAGTCAAGCAGGGACTTAGCTCTTCAAATGAAGGACTAAATTCGGGTCTCCTTTCTAGTTGGATCGGATAGCGCCCAACTAAGATGCGCTTTTTTCAAAAAGAAATAAACGTAAACCTAAGCCGATTAGAGTTACTCCTGCTATTTTTTCTGTCCAATGTGATGAGAGAAAATCTCGATTAAACCGTTTATAGGAGGAAAGCATTGCAACCAACGAAAACCAGAAGAATGCTAAAACAGCTATCGTGGATCCATAGATAATTTGAGCTTGTATTGGTGTTGACGGTTGTACGAACTGAGTAAATAGTGCAAGAAAGAAAAAAGTTGCTTTTGGATTGAGCATATTTCCTATAAATCCAATTCTAAATGCTTGAATTCGGCTCATATCTCCTGATTTCCTAGATTCAAGTGAGATCCTTTTTTTGCCGCTGAGAATTATTGATCTAATTCCTAAATATACTAGATATGAAGCACCCAATAATTTGAGGATATTAAATAACAGAATAGATTGAGAAACGATTGCTCCAATACCTACTAAAGTATAAGAAGCGTGAACCATATTCCCCACTCCAATACCAATAGCCGTGTAAATCCCAGCCTGACGAGAGCAAGCAACGCTATTTCGGAGTGTTAACACAAAGTCTGGCCCTGGAGTGATCACGGCGACCAGCCCCACTATAAATATGGATACCCAGTCAAGGAGAAAGAGTTGAATAGTCATCAAAAAATAATCTCCAAAGTGTTTAACAATCTTGCTTTCTTCTAGAATTTAAAGCCATGTCTCTAAGTGCAGTTATATTTATTCAACTTCATCCTCAGAAGAGCTGCTAAGACTTTCAAAAACAACATCTATTGCAGTCCAAAGCCCCCAAACTTCTGAAAAGCATCTTGGCCAATTTTGACATCCCCCATCAATGAATTTTTGCAAGTCGTAAGTTTCGTTTACCCAGTTTTTGTTTTTAGGAAAAGCATGGTGATATGAGTGAACAGGCAAGTTAAGGCACAAAACCAATTTCCTGGTCATAAAATATCCAACATTTTCAAGAAGCCAGTTAAACCAGGAAAATGGAGCCTCTAGAAAATGTTCAGTAGGGGGTACAGAGCCTAAGAATCGGCTCATGCATTTTCCTAACAACAATGACTTAGGAGATTCGTTGTGATGAGCTTCGTAACCCCAAACGTGTTCCGAAAGAAGCTGCAGGAGTGCAATCACCTGAAAAGACACCTGGATAGGCACAAACCAAAATGCAAAAAATGCCCACGAGGTTAAGTAACTCATTCCCATAAGAATTAGACTATAACTTAGTAGGGAAATGACTCTGGGTTGTATTACCGACGCTTTTTTATTCGGCTTAAACCTATTAATTAAAGTCCTAACATGAAATCGGGGAGAAAATACGGTTTGTCGTAGATGGTGCCAATAGAAACTTTTACTCTTCCCAAGAACAAAGCCTAGCTCTTCAGTTATGTAAATTAAATTTTCGGGATCTTGATCAATCGTGGCTAGTTTTTCTGGACTATGATGTGTTGCGTTATGATAGTTTTGAAACTCTTCAAACTCTGTTATTTGGACTATAATTGATATTAAATTTCCGACAAAGTCATTTAAAGGTTTACTTTCACTAAACCGATTGTGAGCACAGTGGTGTGCTATTTCTCGAAACTGTACAATGCCTGAAATAGTAAGAAACCATGAAATTAAAATTAAAGGAATATCTTTAACTGTAGCATCAATCCAAAGCCAGACAATTATGCCAGCAAAGAACTCTATGAATCCAAGTCCCAGCTCTAACCAAGGGTTGCTTTGCAGAGGTGAAGCTTGATTGTCATAGGGCTTCCCCGTTAGCCAGTCAAAGTAAGTCTGGGTTGCCCTATGTATTGGCAATGGAAAATGTTCAGTCATTTTCCAAATCTTTTCACGAATATTAAATTTGTTTCCGTACATGTCAGGAAAAATAGCATCGTGAAATCTAGAGCTATGGTCTTCGATCAAGCTTATCCTGCCAGAGTTGGGCAAGCAATTCATGATAAAAACACCTTGAGTGAAACTTGCGAAGTACTGCTTAACTAGTGGGAGTTTGAACCTTTGGCCTTAAAAGCGAATATTAGAACGCGGTCGTAGATAAACCGCCATCAATAGAAATATTAGTGCCAGTTATATAGCTGGAGCAATCAGATGCTAAAAAAGCTATTAAATTGGCAACTTCATCTACAGTGCCTAATCTTTTTGTGGGTACTTTCTGTATCAATAAATTCTCAACTACATCGTTATCCTGCTTTAATTGACTTGCATAGCCATTTAGAAAGCTCCTAAATCTTGCAGTCTTAATGATTCCTGGACTTACTGTGTTTATCAACACGTTTTTGGAGGAAGTGTATTGAGATATTGATTTTGATAAATTTATTAGGGCAGCGTTAACGGCACCAGCTTGAATCAGAGGAAGGGATGGTTCCTTAGCAGCAATACCTGCCAAACTCACTATTCTTCCCCAGTTATTTCTCTCCATGATTGGAATAACTAACTGAATCATTCTTATATAACCAAAAAGTTTACCGGTAAAAACAGTTTCCCAGTTTTCGCCTGGAACCTGCTCTAAACCCCAAGCAAAACTAGGGCCAGCGGAGGAATTAATTAGAATGTCAATTCTATCAAACTTAGCGATTACTTCTTTCACCAGCCTTCTACATTGTTCTTCCTCACCTATATCGCATTCGAAAAGAAAAATTTTCCCTTCGCGAAGTGCCTCTAAAGAATCACTATATGCCCTTTCTAAATTGGATAGGCTCCTGGAGCAGGCAACCACAAAGCAACCTTCCTTTAGCAACAATTTAGCTGTGGCTTCACCTATTCCGCTGCTAGCACCAATTACTAAGGCAACCCGTCTTTGTATAGCTAAATCCATTCAGACAAATTCCCCTCAATTTTTTGACGTATTTCCTTGTTTAATCTAAATTTTGCCCTAACTAGGCCAGGAAAGCTTTCCTGGCTTTTCTACCATAACGAGGTGGAACAAATATGTTAACGGAACAAGCTTCCTCGGGGAAAGGATTGTAAGCACTATGTGGGGTATTGGAGGGAGCGAAATAAACTTTTCCGTATTCAAACTCCTGCTCCTCCTCTCCCACTGTCATAATATATTTACCGATCACACCAATTCCGATTTGTTCATGTTTATGGTTATGAACATTCATTTTTCCTCCTGGTGGAATTTTCGCAATCATGATCTCAAACCAGGAGCCAGTAAAAAAACTAAACGACATTCCCGTTTTAAGTTCTTTTTCATCAGTAGGTTTCATGAAACCAGCATCGTTTTCATTAATTAATCGTTTAATGTCTAAGCCAATCGCTAACTCAGAGGAGCTGTTTTTCGCACTGTGCAAAATATTAGAGCCGACAAAATAAGCATCTTTTAGTGGTTGCAATAGCTTCCTCTGACCATCAACTTCCATTTCAAATACTCCTTGAAGCGAAAGTCCAAATTGAGCTTCGGAATGCTTGTGTGCGCTGAGCTTACAATTTGCCGGGATTGAGGATATCATGACTTTTGTATCGCCACAATAGAATTCGTTGGATACGATTTCAGAATCGATTTTATTCTTCAAAGCGGTAGGAAAATAAATTGACATAAATACTACTCTCCTCTTCCAAAAACTGACCAGCTCATTAAAATTTCCCCGTAAGTTTTAATAAACTCTAGCCCATACTCTGAAACTGCTTGTTCATTAGTTATCGCGAGCTCATCGAATTCCTTGCTTACTAGAATTGCTGCTTGACTAGTAGAACTGACAAGCCGAACTTTGATTTCCTGTGAGCAGGTTTTGGGAAGCAGGTAATCCATTAAGGGTACAGGAGCGGGATGTGTCAGTATCTCCCTATAATCAGAAAAGTTTTTAGTACTTCCCCTTCTGCGCGCTAATCCATACACAGGAGTAGGAAATATGAAGATGCCAAGCAGCCTGATAGCTGGAGACATATAGAAGAGGTTGATATTGTGATATGCATGAGGTACTACTGCAATTTGAATTCTATCTTCGACCAAGGCATCCTTTAGCTCCTCAAAAGTCGGATAAAGAGACACTCTCATTGCTTCTTTTGTGAGAATTCTCGCCTCGTTGAAATACTGAAGTGTCTCATCACTGCTACTACCTTGTGGGCCTAAGGTAGCTGCAGTAAAAATCCTATTGCATTCCTTATATCGTGAATATTCCTCAGTTCCTAGAAAATCGCAGTAAGCCCTGTAGCTATTCTTCTTTTGGTCTTGACAGGTAAGCATTATAAAATGTCCCAAAGAATTTATCTGCTCACTATTTAAATAATCAAGGATC
Above is a genomic segment from Nodosilinea sp. E11 containing:
- a CDS encoding LysE family translocator produces the protein MTIQLFLLDWVSIFIVGLVAVITPGPDFVLTLRNSVACSRQAGIYTAIGIGVGNMVHASYTLVGIGAIVSQSILLFNILKLLGASYLVYLGIRSIILSGKKRISLESRKSGDMSRIQAFRIGFIGNMLNPKATFFFLALFTQFVQPSTPIQAQIIYGSTIAVLAFFWFSLVAMLSSYKRFNRDFLSSHWTEKIAGVTLIGLGLRLFLFEKSAS
- a CDS encoding fatty acid desaturase, translating into MIEDHSSRFHDAIFPDMYGNKFNIREKIWKMTEHFPLPIHRATQTYFDWLTGKPYDNQASPLQSNPWLELGLGFIEFFAGIIVWLWIDATVKDIPLILISWFLTISGIVQFREIAHHCAHNRFSESKPLNDFVGNLISIIVQITEFEEFQNYHNATHHSPEKLATIDQDPENLIYITEELGFVLGKSKSFYWHHLRQTVFSPRFHVRTLINRFKPNKKASVIQPRVISLLSYSLILMGMSYLTSWAFFAFWFVPIQVSFQVIALLQLLSEHVWGYEAHHNESPKSLLLGKCMSRFLGSVPPTEHFLEAPFSWFNWLLENVGYFMTRKLVLCLNLPVHSYHHAFPKNKNWVNETYDLQKFIDGGCQNWPRCFSEVWGLWTAIDVVFESLSSSSEDEVE
- a CDS encoding SDR family oxidoreductase; translation: MDLAIQRRVALVIGASSGIGEATAKLLLKEGCFVVACSRSLSNLERAYSDSLEALREGKIFLFECDIGEEEQCRRLVKEVIAKFDRIDILINSSAGPSFAWGLEQVPGENWETVFTGKLFGYIRMIQLVIPIMERNNWGRIVSLAGIAAKEPSLPLIQAGAVNAALINLSKSISQYTSSKNVLINTVSPGIIKTARFRSFLNGYASQLKQDNDVVENLLIQKVPTKRLGTVDEVANLIAFLASDCSSYITGTNISIDGGLSTTAF
- a CDS encoding cupin domain-containing protein; amino-acid sequence: MSIYFPTALKNKIDSEIVSNEFYCGDTKVMISSIPANCKLSAHKHSEAQFGLSLQGVFEMEVDGQRKLLQPLKDAYFVGSNILHSAKNSSSELAIGLDIKRLINENDAGFMKPTDEKELKTGMSFSFFTGSWFEIMIAKIPPGGKMNVHNHKHEQIGIGVIGKYIMTVGEEEQEFEYGKVYFAPSNTPHSAYNPFPEEACSVNIFVPPRYGRKARKAFLA